ACAAGATAAACCAGGCTAGAGAAACAAAGAACTACTACGCTATTCTAATCGATTGTCTTGACACATTAATGATATATAGACAGATATATAATAGAACATGAGAATTAAACGGAGCAACACTTACCGTATTTTTGAGCAAAGCAGCTGGTTATCAAGCAGTAGTTTTTTCGTCCATGATGGCTTACCACTCCCTTCAGTAACTATCTCCTCCTTCCGCCTACTGATCGTATCTTCAAGCGAGTAGAGAGTTGTGGCGACCTGCCTCTCTTGATTGGACTGTGAAATACAATAATACTTCAATTCAAGTAAATTCATATTCACAGGAAGGTTCATTAAAGATAAATACCTTTGAACCTTGTAGTGCATCATAGACTGAAGAATAGTAGCAGGTCTCTGCCCCTGTATGGCATGTAGGTCCATCTGGCGTACCAAGGTATATTATCTAACTTCCAAGAAAACACAAACACCCCAGTTAGTATCAACTGAAGCCAGACTAACCGCTCTGATGCATAACACAAAGCAGAAGATGCTTACTGAATCACGGTCACAGTCCAAGAATATGTCATGCACATTGATGAAGTTCATGGATGTCTCCCCTTTAGTCCACAATGAAGACCGTGAACGGCTATAGAATGTAGCTTTTCTGGTTGATATAGTTGCTGCAAGGGCCTCTTTGTTAGCAAAGCCCTGCATAAGAATGGCTCCAGTATCCACATTTTGCGCAATAGCAACTGCCAGCCCTTTGACGTCCCACTTCACACTGTCTAGTAACGCTTCAACCTAAAATTTTCACACGACGATGACAAGCCGATGTTAGATATTTGCTGTGCTTTTTTCTATTTCTCTAAGGGCAATACTATCGCAAACAAAGGTTCTCTTTCCGTGTACACTACAAGCTGCTAACAGTGGCAATGCATCTGAGAAAGCAAGGACTGCTAAGTAGTTTTATTTGTACTAATGTGGGGGCATAACAGGACCATTTGATTATATTCCTGCAGAATTGGTTTGCATTGCAACCAAATCCCATGAAAAATAATTGATGGATGAATTCCTCCCACTGTCTTAATGCTTTGCTAGTGCATATCAACATACTTGTGATCTCCATCAGGCAAACCATAAACCATTACTTTCATGATGTCACTATATTGTGCAGGTTTCGCATAAGAAGCCACCAAAGCCAAAGCCTAAGATAAATGTTCAAAGCAGAGGAGCACACCAGTCCACCCCAGTTCCTAACTTAGAAGGCCTCCCGAGTGAGAAGGGGGAGGGGAGAAGATTTTGCGGGTGAATCAATCGACAGACCTTGGGATCGACGGCGAGGGCTGCTGGCGTCGACCGGGCGGAGCCCGGCGCAATGGAGAGCACCGGGCAAGGCTGCCTGCGCCGCCACCCGAGGGCCCCCGAGGATGGCGCCGCGGCCGTGCAAGGGTTGGAGCGGGCTGGACATAGGGCGGCGCGGCTCGCTGGGGAGGAGACGGGGGCGCGAGGCAGTGGAGCCGCCATGGGAGCCGACTCAATCGGAATGGGAAGCAGTCGCTGCTCGACGCGGCGGTTGGTCGAGTTCGAGTCCGGTCAAGTCAATTGAGTCTCTCAAAGGCACACCAGCGACTAGCTATGCTTGATGGAGGAAGTTCgtttagagcatctacaaccggacccCTTAAACCCGTCTCAAACGTCTGGGCAGACCGCCCGGTCACAACCCGGTCATGACTTTTTGATTCAGACGAGCCTCTCAAACGGCTCTCAAACGCCCGGGCTAACCGGCACCGCTCATATCCAGTCCAAATATGAGATGGATATGGGGATGCCCAGGCACGCCCGCTACGTCGCACCCGGCCCACGCTGGCCTACCCGACCCCACATAAAATCCTTCCCATCCGTTCGCcggaccaaaccctagccacttcacTCCTCCTCCCTTCCACTCCCCTCCGCCACCCAAGCTCGTCTCCGGCTCCTTCTGGTCCTCTTCGGCATGGCGGGCAGCAGATCCGAGTCCTTCACCTCCAGATCCGTCGACCCCGAACTCATCCCGAGCGGCCCCCGAGGAGATAGTCGTTTGGCTTGTGCTCCGCCATGCCCGGGAGGAGGCCCGTGGACGGCTGCGCTCGGACTCCATCCATCGGGAATCCATTGCTTCCGCCCAAATGGGGCATGGATCCGGCGCTAGGCCTGCCATAGCTGCCTTGCCGGAGGCCGTGCGGCCCATCTAACGTCCGAACGCGTTGGCGGACGCGCAACCCCTCCGGTGACGCGCCGAGCATCGGGACGCACCATGGACGAGGCCATGGCACGACGTGCCCGCCGTGCAAGGCACCGGGCGCGGGAGGAGGCGGCAGCCCTCGCGGCGGCGGGTGTCGGTGAGGCGGAGTCGCATTCTCCGGCGCCCTGTATGGTGCATCAGTCCGGGCGCCGCAACCGCATCGTGGTGGAGGTCGGCGGCTCGTCCCCGGATGGATCCATCATCGATCTGACGTCCACCGGCACCGTTCGGGTTCTGGTGTCCGACGAggaagagtagggcatgggagacaGCGGGGCCTTGAGTCTCGTGAGCCAGCTCGTGTCCCATGCCCTACCCTACCTTGCCGGCGACCGGCCCAACACTCTGAGGAGCGCAGCCGGCCGCCGTACATGGCCAGGGCGGAGCCGGGCGAGCGGGGAGCGGAACTGGACGAGCGGGACTAGACGAGCTCCGCGTAGATTAGGTTTCACGTTGCATGTAATAATATGGACTTGAggtttctgaaggaaatatgccctagaggcaataataaagttgttatttatatttccttatatcatgataaacgtttattattcatgctagcattgtattaaccggaaacttgatacatgtgtgaatacatagacaaaacaaagtgtccatAGTATGCctttactagactagctcgttaatcaaagatggttaagttttctgaccatagacatgtgttgtcatttgatgaacgggatcacatcattaggaaaatgatgtgatggacaagacccatccgttagcttagcataatgatcgttaaatTTTATcgctattgatttcttcatgacttatacatattcctctgactatgagattatgcagctcccgaataccggaggaacaccttgtgtgctatcaaacgtcacaacgtaactgggtgattataaagatgctctacaggtttctccgaaggtgtttgttgggttggcatagatcaggATTAAGATTTtccactccgagtatcggagaggtatctttgggccctctcggtaatgcacatcactataagccttgcaagcaatatgactaatgagttagttacgggatgatgcattacggaacgagtaaagagacttgccagtaacgagattgaactaggtatgaggataccgacgatcgaatctcgggctagtaacataccgatgacaaagggaatgacgtatgttgttattgcggtttgactgataaagatcttcgtagaatatgtaggaaccaatatgagcatccaggttccgctattggttattgaccggagatgtgtctcggtcatgtctacatagttctcgaacccgtagggtccgcacgcttaacgttcgatgacgatttgtattatgagctatgtgttttggtgaccgaagattgttcggagtcccggatgagatcacggacatgacgaggagtctcgaaatagtcgagaggtaaagattgatatattggacgaaggtattcggacaccggaatggtttcgggacgtttcagatatttatcggggtaccgaggggttaccggaaccccccggggaagtaatgggccttcatgggccataggggagaaagagaggggagcccgcagggtggcgccccccccccaagggagtccgaattggacaagggggaggggccgcggccccctttcctctttccctctccctctccttccctctttcccctccatgagaaaggaaaaagggggggcgaatcctactaggagtggagtcctagtaggactccccccttggcgcgccccttggtggccggcctcctcctcccctcctttatatacgggggcagggggcatcccaaagcacaacagttattctcttagccgtgtgcggtgcccctctccacagtttactcctccggtcatagcgtcgtagtgcttaggcgaagccctgcacgaatcacatcaccatcaccgtcaccacgccgtcgtgctgacgaaactctccctcgaccctctgctggatcaagagtttgagggacgtcatcgagctgaacatgtgctgaactcggaggtgccgtacgctCGGTACTAGAtcgattggatcgtgaagacgttcgagtacatcaaccgcgttaacctaacgcttccgctttcggtctacaagggaacgtggacacactctccccttctcgttgctatgcatctcctagatagatcttgcatgatcgtaggacattttttgaaattgcatgctacgttccccaacagtttctAATTTGAGGCATCCGGATGTGGAATGCGTTTTTTGAGGGGTGACCGATCACTGTCCATGGACGCGCCTGGGCGCAtccgcgggcgtttgaggggttggatttgccaagtccgactgtagatgctcttagatACAATTGTTTTGGACGCCAATCATCACGCACGACAGAACACCACCTGTTAGAGCCAACCCTAGTAACAAACGCTGCACCGGGCAAGAGGAGTGAGGGCTCATATGTCTTATTTTCCTTTCTTAGGTTTTTGATTCCCTGACGATATTGACGGGGTGGCGATGCCTATAGCGTGTTGGAATAAGGTCTCTTTGGTCTTTCCATACCTCGACGACGCCAGATCCGGCGTCAACAAAGGGTCTGTGAGATTTGTCTCCTTAGATCTGTTGGTtcccttcaaatcttgacaattGGTGTGTCTTttttttcaaagaaacttattggctgttgaaagtgcaactaatccccgggtggttttggtaattcataacaacatatagctcattgaactaatatgcattcaagtttaacatttcagaaagttcaatgaatggcatggcatggactagagatgtggatccctcaaaatgctggcaaaagctcaagactcttcatttctattttagtgatccaagatcacattgagtccataggaaagccaatactattaaaaggggatgaggtgtttcttaatggtctacttgctcaaattgcttagtgatattgctccaaagccctcaaccactttctcattctAAATATGCCAAAAacccaaagtcaaactcggccccaccgaatcatcctatccggcgccaccaagtTCATATGAGATaaccactgccagaaaccctaaatAGTTTGGTCACACCGATatggatctcggtctcactgagatggccTTGCAAACGCTCTGTGACTTGTTGCATTATTTGGGTCTCACCGAAtcatgcaatcggtcccaccgagtttgcttgacattctctctgttgccttattgctgttggggaacgtagtatttcaaaaataatcctacgatcacgcaagatctatctaggagaagcatagcaacgagcggcgagagtgtgtccacataccctcgtagaccgaaagcggaagcgtttagtaacgcggttgatgcagttgaacgtcttcgcgatccaatccaagtaccgaacgcacggcacctccgtgatctgcacacgttcagctcggtgacgtccctcgaactcttgatccagttgaggccgagggagagttttgtcagcacgacggcgtggtgacggtgatgataaatttgccggcgcagggcttcgcctaagcactacgacgatatgaccgaggtgtaaaactgtggaggggggcaccgcacacggctaaagatcaacttgtgtgtctatggggtgcccctggccacgtatataaaggaggtgGGAAGAAGTGGCCAGCCCTAGGGGGCGCGCtaggtgtggggaatcctactaggattCCCCAGTcgaagtaggattcccctcctctttcctattcctagtaggagaaggagggaaggaggaggaggagagaaggaaagcccccccccccccccaacctattccaattcggcctcctgcccaagggggggcgcaccagccccttgtgggctggtgtgcttccctcttatggcccataaggcccataacttctcccggggggttccagtaacctcccggtactccggaaaaatgcccgaaccactcggaaccattccgatgtccaaatgcaaccctccaatatatgaatctttacctctcgaccatttcgagactccttgtcatgtccgtgacctcatccgggactccgaacaaactttggtcatcaaatcacataactcataatacaaatcgtcatcaaacattaagcgtgcggaccctacgggttcgagaactatgtagacatgaccaagacacatctccagtcaataaccaatagcggaacctggatgctcatattggctcctacatattctacgaagatctttatcggtcaaaccgcatgacaacatacattgttccctttgtcattggtatgttacttgcccgagattcgatcgtcggtattctcatacctagttcaatctcgttaccggcaagtctctttactcattccgtaatgcatcatttcgtaactaactcattagtcacattgcttgcaaggcttatagtgatgtgcattaccgagagggcccagagatacctctccgatacacggagtgacaaatcctaatctcgatcaatgccaagacccccttggtcttttgGTCGACAAATAATGTCCCATTTGGCGagtctgtattttctttttagttcaTCACTTTGCTAAAAGAAACGGGATCGATAGAAGTCCAGCCTTTTCCTAACTCCAACTGGAACCTCAAAAAAAGACAAGATAAACGTAGGCATACTCGTGAGAACCGAATTAATAAGAATTAATCGGCCTCCgtatgacatgagcttgcccttccagcaactcagtttcttctcaaaTCGATCCTCAATACACTTCCATTCTCTGTTTGTTAGCTTACGATGGTGAATTGGTATACCTAGATACGTAAAAGGTAGAGCCCCCAATTCGCACCCgaacaattgcctataagcctcttgttcctcattggctcttccaaaacagaacaattcgcttttatgaaagttaatctttaacccgttcaaataagcataacaccagcttcatatttctcgcttTTGCCAAGTCATGCTCTATAAAGATGATAGTATCATCGGCGTACTGTAGGATGGACACACCTCCATCCACTAGATGAGGCACCAAGCCACCCACCTGACCAGCTTCCTTAGCCCTTCCTATTAGAATTGCCAACATATCAACTACAATGTTGAACAAAATAGGAGACATCAGATCACCTTGTCTCAGACCCTTATGTGTCTGGAAATAATGACCTATgtcgtcattcactttaattccaacactccctttttgcaTGAAAGATTCTACCTGTCGTTGCCAGGCTTCATCAAAACCTTTCGTACGCAAGGCCTGTTGAAGGAAAGGCCATTTGACTTGATCGTACGCTTTCTCAAAATCCACCTTGAAGACAACTCCATCTATTTTTTCGTGTGAATTTCgtggagcgtttcatgaaggaccgcaaccccttctaggatgtttctatccggcatgaaagcagtttgggagtgctgcaccacagaatgcgcaatctgtgtgagcctattggtcccgaccttggtgaaaattttgaaactaacGTTAAGAAGACATatcggcctgaactgctcaattctcacagccTCTGTTTTCTTAGGAAGCAAGGTTATTGTTCCAAAATTCAGGTGAAATAACTGAAGCTGTTCAGAGAATAAATCATGGAACATCGGTAACAAACcccccttaataatatgccagcaTTTTTTGTAGAACTCCGCCGGAAATCCATCCGGCCCTGGAGCCTTATTATTTTTCATCTGTGAGATGGCTACAAACACCTCTTCTCCGAAAATGGGGCAGTCAAAATTTCATTCTCATCTGCAGCCAGTTGAGGAACATCCTCAATCCTAGACTCATCCAGGGATACACAATTATCCTCCGGAGGCCCAAACAACTACTTGTAGTATTTGGTTATGTATAATTTTAGGTTTTCTTGTCCTAAAATCGTTCCTTCGTCTTGTTCAAGCTGAAAGACTCTTTTCTTTATGTGCTTTCCATTAGcaatcatgtgaaagaattgAGTGTTCGCGTCCCCCTGGACAAGTTTGCGAACCTTAGCCCACAGCGCCCACTTCAATTCCTCTTCACGGAGAAGCTCTTTCAATCTCATCTCCACCTCAAGTTTAGCAGTAAGCTCCGTAGTGTGAAGGATTGTGGACTCGACTTTTAAATCTAGGGACTGAATAAGTGTAAGGAGCCTTTCCTTTTCAACCTTATAAATCCCACTAAGATGCTTAGCCCACCCACGCAAAAAACTCCTCAAGTGTCGTATCTTATTCTGCCAACGCTCAATCAAAGTTCTACCTCCTGCATCCTTAGCCCATTCCCTGGCTACCAGATCCAAGAATCCTTCTCTTTCAAACCACGCTAGTTCAAACGAAAAATAGTTTTTGTTCCCCACGTGGGTTGCCTCACCGGAATCCACTAGTAATGGCGTGTGGTCCGAAATTCCGCGCGAAAGCGCCTGGACCGTTACCAAGGGAAACTTCTATTCCCATTCGACGCTCGCAAGGACTCGATCCAACTTCTCAAACGTCGGGTTTGGCAAGGTATTATCCCAGGTGAATTTTCTACCCAGAAGCTCTATCTCTCTCAGATCCAAGCTTTCAATGATGGTATTGAACATAAACGACCACCTGCCATCGAAATTATCATTGTTCTTTTCCTCTATCCTTCTAATAATGTTGAAATCACCCCCAACCAAGATTGGAAGCTGCTCAGAACCGCAAATTCAAACTAGATCTGCCAAAAACTCCGGTTTGAGTTTGGGCTGTGCAGCACCATATACCGCCACCAGTGCCCAATTAAACCCATCGGCCTTCGACCTAACCCGAAACTTAACTGAGAAATCTCCCATCACGACACTTCGCACTTCTAGTGATTCGCATCTAACTCCAAGTAAGATCCCTCCCGATCTTCCTCTCGGAGGAAGGCAGTGCCAATCAAAATCAACACCTCCTGATATGGTACTAAGAAACTGGGGAGAAAAATTATCTCTACCAGTTTCCAAGAGAGCAATAAAATCCAACTTATACTCGATGGAAGCATCTGCAAGAAACCCtcttttagccaagtctttcagacctctgctattccaaaagattcctcTCATATTTCGTCATGAAATTTTTTAGTAGTACGGATCCTAGCACTCCTGCGCACCGCCGAAGCCGGGTAAATCTTCCGCTTCCACTTGCGTTTAGGTTTGTTTTGATCCTCCACCCGGTCCTCACAACCGGGCTCCATGGATCTAACTACTTCACCCTCGAAAGTGCCATCCTCTTCCTCTGACTCAGGAAGGGATGGTGCAAGGTCCGCACAAAAATTATCAAGCACCCTAACTCCCAATGCATCTATATCAGAGTCATTCATGGGTTTGACCGCTGCTAAGTTTTGAATCATTTCTAAAGCGAGCTTCCAAATCCAGGATATCATTAACAGACTTAGAGATTTCACTATCATTACTACCTAGTGAAACTCCTAATTGATttgcattattaataatctcATTATTAGAAAAATGCAAAATGGAATTAGAAGTGTTGACCGACATACCAGTGGTGACCTCAATGTCATGAAGCTTGGCCGCCCTCATTGCGCACCGCTGCTGCATGTCATCAACCTCCGGAAGATCCTGGAGGCGGCAGCTCATCCGTCGCCCCACAGATATCGGATCCGAAATCCCTCCAAACACGGTGACCTCCTCCCGAGTGGCCCCGCATGAAGTACGCCCTCCGGCCTCACCCCGAACACACTGCGGGGCTGCACCCGTCGAAGAAGCTGCAGGAGCTGCCGTGAGCAACGGAGGGGGGCTCCAAGGCCTCGTCGACATCGGCCTTGAACCGACGCCCTGGGGCGCAGGCGCGTAGCGGGAGGGGATTACGTAGGCCGCCTGCCCGTACTCCCTGCCCGCCCCGGTCCTCTGGCTAGAGGGAGTCGCAGGCGCCACAGGTGGTGCAGCCACCCTAGCCgcgggaggaggagaaggggccGCACCTGCCCAGGACCCCTCCCCTAGACTTAACCACTGTCGTCGTTTCTGTCGCCCGGGCTGAGGCAACGGTCAGAGCGGGAGAAAGAGGGGCCTCCTGCCCAAGCTCCTCCCCCCTCATCGACCGAGGTCGTCACAGAGACAATCACCTCCGAGCCCCTGAGCACGGGACCATCAGCAACATCAATGTCTAGTGGAGGTAGTGTACGCTCAAGCACGTCATCGGACTCCATCCGGTCACTCCAGAGTCTGGGAGGGGCAGAAGCAGGTTCAAACGACCCAAATCTCAGAGCGTTCATCGGCACCGAAGAGGATGGTGTCGTCCCATCCCCGGGCATCTGAGAGACGGACCCCGAACCGTTGGACAACTCTCGTCCAGCATCATCCACAGGCGCCTCCTTGGCACCAGAACTATCATCTCCCTCGTGCATGTCTACATCAGTCCCATTGATGGCCTCAGCGAAAAGATCGGTATCCTCAAACTCAATCTTGAGGGTGAaaatttcgcccttatatgtccACTTAACCGCATCAGGCACAAACTCAATATCCAGAACACTCACCAACAGCCGGGCCACCCCGTGAGCTCGGGTGAAGGCCATATCCACTCTCTCAGTTTTCCCCACCAAAATACCCAGGCTAGCAAAGACCCGAGCATCCTGCATCGGCTTCGAGGGAGCCCCAGAGAAACGTAACCAGACCTGAGTAAGAGGCTTGCCCTGTGGCTCATCCTTCTTCCACTCATGGAACTCCAGGATACATTATGTGCCAGGCACTCTGCACAGCCCAAAACTCAGTAGTCTCTGCAAATCCTCAACAGAGGGGAAGTCAACCTTATACATGTTGCCCTCGAGACTGACAAGCTCTCACTGGTAGTCACCTGGAACTAACTCCATAA
The Aegilops tauschii subsp. strangulata cultivar AL8/78 chromosome 3, Aet v6.0, whole genome shotgun sequence genome window above contains:
- the LOC109756105 gene encoding histidine biosynthesis bifunctional protein hisIE, chloroplastic isoform X1, which translates into the protein MAAPLPRAPVSSPASRAALCPARSNPCTAAAPSSGALGWRRRQPCPVLSIAPGSARSTPAALAVDPKVEALLDSVKWDVKGLAVAIAQNVDTGAILMQGFANKEALAATISTRKATFYSRSRSSLWTKGETSMNFINVHDIFLDCDRDSIIYLGTPDGPTCHTGAETCYYSSVYDALQGSKSNQERQVATTLYSLEDTISRRKEEIVTEGSGKPSWTKKLLLDNQLLCSKIREEAGELIETLLENEDKSRTASEMADLLYHAMVLLSVRDVKMEEVLEVLRRRFSQSGVEEKASRKKS
- the LOC109756105 gene encoding histidine biosynthesis bifunctional protein hisIE, chloroplastic isoform X2 gives rise to the protein MAAPLPRAPVSSPASRAALCPARSNPCTAAAPSSGALGWRRRQPCPVLSIAPGSARSTPAALAVDPKVEALLDSVKWDVKGLAVAIAQNVDTGAILMQGFANKEALAATISTRKATFYSRSRSSLWTKGETSMNFINVHDIFLDCDRDSIIYLGTPDGPTCHTGAETCYYSSVYDALQGSKSNQERQVATTLYSLEDTISRRKEEIVTEGSGKPSWTKKLLLDNQLLCSKIRIFLC